The Parabacteroides sp. AD58 genome includes a window with the following:
- the ftsZ gene encoding cell division protein FtsZ produces the protein MDDNLINLNIPTNPDAIIKVIGVGGGGGNAVTNMYKEGIHNVSFALCNTDQQALNGSDVPVKLLLGRTTTCGLGSGDQPERGRAAAEESEEEIRQMLSDGTRMAFITAGMGGGTGTGAAPVVARVSKEMGILTVGIVTIPFEFEGQFKIVQALLGVEEISKNVDALLVINNERVREIYSDIGMSASKAYAKADETLTIAAKSIAEIITIRGVQNLDFADVKTTMKDGGVALMSNGYGEGEGRLQQAIDQALSSPLLNNNDVYNAQRILFNIYSSHDNEFRIDEMGEVHKFMARFRTKFRVKWGFAFDDTLGDKIKITILATGFGLDDIPEMAQQHRAAQELRTEEEQRMEAERRAREESERNLMKKYGYSVNRLRSQVEVVTLTADELDDDTLIVMLEDSPTYNRDIRKINQLRRGGGFDAPEVNTTFSSANTNTAYKKSDNNTNSVISFR, from the coding sequence ATGGACGACAATTTGATAAACTTAAATATTCCGACAAATCCGGATGCTATTATTAAGGTAATCGGTGTTGGCGGTGGTGGTGGTAATGCTGTCACCAATATGTACAAGGAAGGCATACATAATGTTTCATTTGCTTTATGTAATACAGATCAGCAGGCATTAAATGGCTCAGATGTTCCGGTGAAGTTATTGTTGGGACGAACAACTACCTGTGGATTAGGTTCTGGTGATCAGCCGGAACGTGGCCGTGCAGCTGCGGAAGAAAGCGAGGAAGAGATCCGTCAGATGTTGAGCGATGGTACAAGAATGGCTTTTATTACAGCTGGTATGGGTGGTGGAACTGGTACGGGAGCTGCTCCTGTAGTTGCCAGAGTTTCAAAAGAAATGGGAATCTTGACGGTTGGTATCGTGACAATTCCATTTGAGTTTGAAGGTCAGTTTAAGATTGTTCAAGCTTTGTTGGGTGTAGAAGAGATCTCAAAGAATGTGGATGCACTGCTGGTTATCAATAATGAACGGGTTCGTGAGATTTATTCCGATATTGGCATGAGTGCTTCTAAGGCTTATGCGAAAGCTGATGAAACTTTGACTATTGCTGCAAAGAGCATTGCTGAAATCATTACGATCAGAGGTGTTCAGAACTTGGACTTTGCCGATGTGAAGACAACCATGAAAGATGGTGGCGTTGCCCTGATGAGTAATGGCTATGGTGAAGGAGAAGGCCGTTTGCAGCAGGCCATTGATCAGGCTTTGAGCTCTCCGCTTTTGAATAATAATGATGTTTATAATGCACAGCGTATATTGTTCAATATTTATTCAAGTCACGATAATGAATTCCGTATTGATGAAATGGGCGAGGTTCATAAATTTATGGCTCGTTTCCGTACGAAGTTCCGTGTAAAATGGGGATTTGCCTTTGATGATACATTGGGCGATAAGATTAAAATTACAATTCTGGCAACAGGGTTTGGTCTGGATGATATTCCGGAAATGGCACAACAACACCGGGCTGCTCAGGAATTGCGTACGGAAGAAGAACAACGGATGGAAGCCGAACGTCGTGCCCGTGAAGAGTCTGAACGGAATTTGATGAAGAAATATGGCTATTCGGTAAATCGTCTGCGTTCGCAGGTTGAAGTGGTAACACTGACTGCCGATGAGCTGGATGATGATACCTTGATAGTCATGCTGGAAGATTCTCCAACATATAATCGGGATATACGGAAAATCAACCAGCTGCGTCGTGGTGGTGGATTTGATGCTCCGGAAGTAAATACGACATTCTCATCTGCCAATACCAATACAGCGTATAAGAAGTCGGATAATAATACCAATTCAGTGATTAGTTTTAGATAA
- the ftsA gene encoding cell division protein FtsA yields the protein MTYTDFIAVIDLGTSHLVGMVGTKNENGVLSIIAYDVEKSESCIRRGCVYNVEETANKIKRLILKLENKLGGSKIGKIYIGVGSKSIRTIDHTVSKVLGAEGEVTSAVLRQLEDECRAYQPSLLDVLEVTSPVYLLDGKEESEPLGISCSRIEARYKLIVAQPTIRRSIMTNIADRIKLPIAGIIVAPLALADLILTPADKQGAILIDFGAGVTSVTIFKNGRLVALTVVPLGAGLITRDIMSLRVSEMEAERLKRTYGSALPLDRGKEQQKIEINKMDDYRSQEMSLADLNEIIEARSREIVKNAYARVEDAGVAKEPGFSVTIAGCGSALSNLREAVSECFDMEVHYPLIRKGTIDSSVEMIANNPEFTTAVALLLHGKENCALRQEPKAEPKVTHVQPKVQEEEPVAPKNDPVNSVRFGNETSYRQDNQTQSQKQTSQSNPNQGQTVNPPQKEKISWWEKLKKKADSTAGDLFNGEI from the coding sequence ATGACATACACAGACTTTATAGCGGTAATAGACTTAGGCACATCCCATCTGGTTGGAATGGTGGGAACGAAGAACGAAAATGGCGTTCTTTCAATTATAGCCTATGATGTAGAAAAATCAGAATCCTGCATTCGCAGAGGATGTGTATATAACGTTGAGGAAACAGCCAATAAAATAAAACGTCTGATCTTGAAGTTGGAGAATAAATTAGGCGGTAGTAAGATTGGCAAAATATATATCGGCGTTGGATCCAAATCTATTCGGACGATTGATCATACAGTATCGAAAGTGTTAGGTGCTGAAGGCGAAGTTACTTCGGCTGTATTGAGACAGTTGGAAGATGAATGCAGGGCTTATCAACCTTCTTTGCTGGATGTGTTGGAAGTGACATCTCCGGTTTATTTATTGGATGGAAAAGAGGAAAGCGAACCGTTAGGAATTTCCTGTTCCCGGATTGAAGCACGATACAAATTAATCGTAGCGCAACCAACGATCCGCCGTTCTATCATGACGAACATTGCAGATCGGATTAAATTGCCCATTGCCGGAATTATTGTTGCTCCGTTGGCTTTGGCTGATTTGATTTTAACTCCAGCTGATAAACAAGGTGCCATCCTGATTGATTTTGGGGCAGGTGTTACTTCTGTGACCATATTCAAGAATGGACGTCTGGTGGCTTTGACTGTAGTCCCGTTGGGCGCAGGTTTGATCACGCGTGATATCATGTCTTTACGGGTTTCTGAAATGGAAGCCGAACGATTGAAACGAACTTATGGCAGTGCGCTTCCGTTAGACAGGGGTAAGGAACAGCAGAAGATAGAGATCAATAAAATGGACGATTACCGGTCTCAGGAAATGTCGTTGGCCGACTTGAATGAAATTATAGAAGCCCGTTCTCGTGAAATTGTTAAGAACGCATATGCTCGTGTGGAAGATGCTGGTGTTGCTAAAGAGCCAGGTTTTTCTGTTACTATTGCAGGTTGTGGTTCTGCTTTAAGTAATTTGCGGGAAGCTGTCAGTGAATGTTTTGATATGGAAGTGCATTATCCATTAATCCGTAAAGGAACGATAGATAGCAGTGTTGAAATGATTGCCAATAATCCGGAATTTACGACAGCTGTTGCTCTGTTGCTGCATGGAAAGGAAAATTGCGCACTACGCCAGGAACCTAAAGCCGAACCTAAAGTAACGCATGTACAGCCAAAAGTACAGGAGGAAGAACCGGTTGCTCCGAAGAACGACCCAGTTAATTCTGTAAGGTTTGGTAATGAAACTTCATATCGTCAGGATAATCAAACTCAATCTCAGAAACAGACTTCTCAGTCTAATCCGAATCAGGGACAAACTGTAAATCCTCCTCAGAAGGAGAAGATCAGCTGGTGGGAAAAATTGAAGAAGAAAGCCGATTCAACAGCGGGCGATTTATTTAATGGTGAAATCTAA
- a CDS encoding cell division protein FtsQ/DivIB: MIRVLSIILAALLSCYVLVVAFIFRDFKEDGLCEGLEIVLRDSLEKHFVTEGDLVYLLKQAKLYPVKTPMSEINTEKIEEKLLSNNMISKVEAYKTPSRIIKLEIEQKMPILRINSPAGNYYVDNLGSVMPLSRHYVAHVLVASGQIDEKLALGDLYKFALFLQEDDFWNDWIGQIYVDADNNVELIPRVGNHKVILGSFDDYLTKLENLRLFYEQAIPKVGWDKYSEINLKYKNQIVCIKR; this comes from the coding sequence GTGATTCGAGTTTTATCTATCATATTAGCCGCATTGTTGTCCTGCTATGTGCTGGTCGTAGCCTTCATTTTTCGGGATTTTAAAGAAGATGGATTGTGTGAAGGTCTGGAGATCGTTCTGCGGGATAGTTTGGAAAAGCATTTTGTGACAGAAGGTGATTTGGTTTATTTGCTAAAACAGGCAAAATTATATCCGGTAAAGACTCCTATGAGCGAAATTAATACCGAGAAAATTGAAGAAAAGTTGTTGAGTAATAATATGATCTCAAAAGTTGAGGCCTATAAGACACCTTCTCGGATAATTAAGTTGGAGATTGAACAGAAAATGCCTATCTTGCGGATTAATAGTCCGGCTGGCAACTATTATGTAGATAATTTGGGCAGTGTAATGCCTCTGAGCCGGCATTATGTAGCCCATGTTCTGGTAGCAAGCGGACAAATAGATGAGAAACTTGCTTTGGGAGATTTATATAAGTTCGCTCTCTTTTTACAGGAAGATGATTTCTGGAATGACTGGATAGGGCAAATTTATGTAGATGCTGATAATAATGTAGAGTTGATTCCACGTGTAGGTAATCACAAAGTTATTTTGGGATCATTTGATGATTATCTGACAAAGTTGGAAAATTTGCGGCTCTTTTATGAACAGGCTATTCCAAAAGTTGGTTGGGATAAATATAGTGAGATAAACTTGAAGTATAAAAACCAGATTGTTTGTATTAAAAGATAA
- the murC gene encoding UDP-N-acetylmuramate--L-alanine ligase — MEMQKITSVYFVGVGGIGMSALARYFEAKGKHVAGYDKTPSDLTAALINEGIRIHYMGDVALIPADCKQVDSTLVVYTPAIPETHAELNYFRENGFTLMKRAQVLGEITRSERGLCVAGTHGKTTTSSMLAHLLKQSHVDCNAFLGGILKNYNSNLMLSDKSDLAVIEADEFDRSFHWLNPYMAVITAVDPDHLDIYGTPEAYRESFEHFTSLIRPDGCLVMKKGLQLQPRLPKGAKLYTYSATEEADFFARNIRIGNGDIVFDFVTPTGCIEDVKLGVPVKVNIENGVAAMALAQLNGVTDEEIKRGMASFAGPVRRFDFHLKRNDIVLLDDYAHHPAELKASIQSVKELYPDKKITGIFQPHLYTRTRDFAADFAASLSLLDELILLDIYPAREEPIPGVTSQLIFDQVTLKKKRMIKKEELLDLVKKEAADFQVVLMLGAGNIDRLVEPVKQILEKR, encoded by the coding sequence ATGGAGATGCAAAAGATTACATCTGTTTATTTCGTAGGTGTTGGAGGAATCGGAATGAGTGCTTTGGCCCGTTATTTTGAGGCGAAAGGCAAACATGTTGCGGGTTATGACAAGACTCCTTCTGATTTAACTGCAGCATTGATTAATGAGGGTATTCGTATACATTATATGGGTGATGTAGCGTTGATTCCTGCGGACTGTAAACAGGTTGATTCTACATTGGTAGTTTATACCCCGGCAATTCCTGAAACACATGCAGAATTGAACTATTTCAGAGAAAATGGTTTTACCTTGATGAAGCGAGCTCAAGTTTTAGGTGAAATTACGAGATCAGAAAGAGGTTTGTGTGTAGCGGGTACGCATGGTAAGACAACCACTTCGTCCATGTTGGCTCATTTACTGAAACAGTCGCATGTGGATTGTAATGCTTTTCTTGGGGGGATTCTGAAGAATTATAACAGCAATTTAATGCTTTCGGATAAAAGTGATTTGGCGGTGATTGAGGCGGATGAATTTGATCGTTCATTTCATTGGTTAAATCCTTACATGGCAGTAATTACAGCCGTTGATCCTGATCATTTGGATATTTATGGAACACCGGAAGCCTATCGGGAAAGCTTTGAACATTTTACCTCTTTGATTCGTCCAGACGGCTGTTTAGTTATGAAAAAAGGTTTACAGCTTCAGCCACGTTTGCCCAAAGGCGCTAAGCTTTATACATATTCAGCTACAGAAGAGGCTGATTTCTTTGCCCGGAATATTCGTATAGGTAATGGTGATATTGTATTTGACTTTGTGACTCCTACGGGCTGTATTGAAGATGTAAAATTAGGAGTTCCGGTTAAGGTTAATATAGAAAACGGAGTTGCAGCAATGGCTCTTGCCCAATTAAATGGTGTCACTGATGAAGAAATCAAAAGAGGAATGGCTTCTTTTGCTGGTCCGGTCAGACGTTTTGACTTTCATTTGAAGAGGAATGATATCGTTTTATTGGATGATTATGCACACCATCCGGCTGAACTGAAAGCAAGTATCCAGTCGGTGAAAGAGCTGTATCCGGATAAAAAGATAACCGGTATATTTCAGCCACATTTATATACGCGTACGAGGGACTTCGCTGCTGATTTTGCTGCCAGTCTTTCTTTATTAGATGAGTTGATATTATTGGATATTTATCCGGCTCGAGAAGAACCTATTCCTGGAGTAACGTCACAGCTTATCTTTGATCAGGTAACTCTGAAGAAGAAGCGAATGATTAAGAAAGAAGAACTGTTGGATTTGGTGAAAAAAGAAGCAGCAGATTTTCAAGTTGTACTTATGCTCGGAGCCGGAAATATAGATCGGTTGGTTGAGCCTGTAAAACAAATATTGGAGAAACGGTGA
- the murG gene encoding undecaprenyldiphospho-muramoylpentapeptide beta-N-acetylglucosaminyltransferase — protein MKQYKVIISGGGTGGHIFPAISIANTLKKRIPGVQILFVGAEDRMEMDKVPAAGYEIVGLPVKGFDRSHLLNNIKVVRCLLRSLSLAKNTIRDFQPDIAVGVGGYASGPTLWMASSLGIPTLIQEQNSYAGVTNKLLAKKADRICVAYEGMDKFFPAEKIVVTGNPVRQDLEEARGKREEALNFFGLSPEKKTVLVVGGSLGARTINQSIQGDLDKFFASDVQLIWQTGRYYHEEAIRHLKAYRGIPVWCSDFISRMDFAYAAADLVISRAGASSISELCILKKPVVLVPSPNVAEDHQTKNALALVNNRAAVMVTDKDAPQKLVDTALSLIHDDDRLSSLSQQIGKMAHFHSAEQIVDEIMKIIERKS, from the coding sequence ATGAAACAATATAAAGTAATCATCAGTGGTGGTGGTACGGGAGGTCATATCTTTCCTGCTATATCTATTGCTAACACGTTAAAGAAAAGAATTCCGGGCGTACAGATCCTTTTTGTGGGAGCAGAAGATCGGATGGAGATGGATAAAGTTCCTGCAGCCGGATACGAGATTGTTGGCTTACCTGTAAAAGGATTTGATCGATCTCATTTGCTAAACAACATAAAAGTAGTTCGTTGCCTGTTGAGAAGTTTATCCTTGGCAAAGAATACAATTCGGGATTTTCAACCGGACATTGCTGTTGGGGTTGGCGGATATGCCAGTGGACCTACGCTTTGGATGGCTTCATCTTTAGGTATTCCAACATTGATTCAGGAACAGAATTCTTATGCTGGAGTTACCAATAAATTATTAGCGAAGAAAGCGGACCGAATTTGTGTTGCTTATGAAGGCATGGATAAATTTTTTCCAGCTGAAAAGATTGTTGTGACCGGAAATCCTGTTCGTCAGGATTTGGAGGAAGCTCGGGGAAAAAGAGAAGAAGCTTTGAATTTCTTTGGCCTTTCGCCGGAGAAGAAGACGGTTTTAGTTGTAGGTGGAAGTTTGGGCGCTCGTACTATTAATCAGAGCATCCAAGGTGATTTGGATAAATTCTTTGCATCTGATGTACAGCTGATATGGCAGACTGGGCGTTACTATCATGAAGAAGCAATTAGACATTTGAAGGCTTATAGGGGAATACCGGTTTGGTGCTCCGATTTTATTTCACGTATGGATTTTGCTTATGCTGCGGCAGATTTGGTTATATCAAGAGCTGGGGCCAGTTCTATTTCAGAATTATGTATATTGAAGAAACCGGTTGTATTGGTTCCTTCTCCTAACGTAGCGGAAGATCATCAGACAAAGAATGCTCTGGCTTTAGTTAATAATCGGGCGGCCGTGATGGTTACAGACAAAGATGCTCCGCAAAAATTAGTGGATACGGCCTTATCGTTGATCCATGACGACGATAGACTATCTTCTTTATCACAGCAGATTGGGAAAATGGCCCATTTTCATAGCGCAGAACAAATTGTCGATGAAATTATGAAAATAATAGAAAGAAAATCGTAA
- a CDS encoding FtsW/RodA/SpoVE family cell cycle protein has product MDLASRLFKGDRVIWVIFMFLCLISVIEVFSATSTIAYRNANYWMPIIRHASFLLMGFAGVLILHNLPYKVFIGFGLFLPIAIFLLAITPFVGVEINGEPRWLEILGIRFQPSEVAKLSAVCYMALVLSKRDKLTDAQMFKYILIGIGLACGFIFFNNGSTAILLFTIMVMMMFIGQIKVLRIFKLLGVCVAALVLLLTVLFVTPDSIMNYMPNRFHTWKARIERFSSSDDRLDTKEGKVLTLDDEHYQEDHAKIAIAQGGLLGKKPGHGQQRDFLPQAYSDFIYAIIIEEMGLVGGFFVLFLYLALLIRVAMIARRCHTLFPKFLVLGCGLLIVTQALVNMAVAVGVFPVTGQPLPLISRGGTSTVISCVYIGIILSVSRFGANIGNEEDQLPEEKQETSETTLPGVSKEEIDNWVPDVDSGKKEQLSE; this is encoded by the coding sequence ATGGATTTGGCGAGTAGATTATTTAAAGGAGACCGTGTCATTTGGGTGATATTCATGTTCCTGTGTTTGATCTCGGTGATAGAGGTGTTTAGTGCAACCAGTACGATTGCCTATAGAAATGCGAACTATTGGATGCCGATTATTCGCCATGCTTCTTTTCTGCTGATGGGTTTTGCCGGAGTATTGATATTACACAATCTTCCTTATAAAGTCTTTATCGGTTTTGGCCTTTTCCTTCCAATTGCCATTTTTTTATTGGCTATAACTCCCTTTGTCGGTGTTGAAATTAATGGAGAGCCTCGGTGGTTGGAAATTTTAGGAATACGGTTTCAACCTTCTGAGGTGGCTAAATTGTCTGCTGTCTGTTATATGGCTTTAGTATTAAGTAAGCGAGATAAGCTGACAGATGCTCAGATGTTTAAATATATCCTGATCGGAATAGGTTTGGCTTGTGGATTCATTTTCTTCAATAATGGATCAACAGCAATACTTCTTTTTACGATTATGGTGATGATGATGTTTATCGGGCAAATTAAGGTTCTACGGATATTTAAATTGCTGGGTGTTTGTGTGGCAGCTTTGGTCCTGTTGTTGACAGTCTTATTTGTGACTCCAGATTCGATTATGAATTACATGCCGAATCGTTTTCATACGTGGAAAGCACGTATTGAACGGTTTTCTTCTTCTGATGATCGTTTGGATACGAAAGAAGGTAAGGTATTGACTTTGGACGATGAGCATTATCAGGAGGATCATGCAAAAATAGCTATTGCCCAAGGAGGTTTATTAGGGAAAAAGCCTGGACACGGGCAGCAGCGTGACTTTTTGCCACAGGCGTATTCTGACTTTATTTATGCTATTATCATTGAAGAGATGGGCCTAGTTGGGGGCTTTTTCGTTTTGTTTCTTTACTTGGCCTTATTGATCCGTGTAGCGATGATAGCCCGAAGATGTCATACTTTGTTCCCTAAATTCCTGGTGCTGGGCTGTGGCCTGCTTATTGTTACTCAAGCATTAGTGAATATGGCGGTGGCAGTTGGAGTCTTTCCGGTGACAGGTCAACCTTTACCATTAATTAGTCGAGGAGGAACTTCTACGGTTATCAGCTGTGTCTATATTGGTATTATATTAAGTGTTAGCCGTTTTGGCGCAAACATCGGTAATGAGGAGGATCAACTTCCGGAGGAAAAACAGGAAACTTCTGAAACGACATTGCCTGGAGTTTCGAAGGAAGAAATAGATAATTGGGTTCCGGATGTCGACTCGGGGAAAAAAGAACAGCTTTCAGAATGA
- the murD gene encoding UDP-N-acetylmuramoyl-L-alanine--D-glutamate ligase — protein MSKRIVVLGAGESGAGAAVLAKKEGFDVFVSDLSGIKPKYKELLDAHAICWEEGHHTESDILNADEVIKSPGIPDKAPIIQKLKAQETPIISEIEFAGRYTDAKMICITGSNGKTTTTLLTHHLLTEAGVDAGLAGNVGNSLALQVAENPHPVYVIELSSFQLDNMYNFKADIAILLNITPDHLDRYNYEMQNYVNAKFRIIQNQTEKDAFIFWNDDPIIAREIKKHNPKATLYPFAETHEEGTKGYVENNQIIVESENGTFTMEQDLLALTGKHNLYNSLAATIAAKIMDIHDDKIRASLKNFAGVEHRLEKVARVRGVDYINDSKATNVNSCWYALQSMKTPVVLILGGTDKGNDYTEIEALVKEKVRALIFLGVDNRKLHTFFDGKINQIEDAGSMEEAVNKAYRLAQKGDTVLLSPCCASFDLFTCYEDRGDQFKACVRNL, from the coding sequence ATGAGTAAGAGAATTGTTGTATTGGGAGCTGGAGAAAGTGGCGCAGGTGCTGCTGTCTTGGCAAAAAAGGAAGGTTTTGACGTTTTTGTATCAGATCTTTCTGGTATCAAGCCCAAATATAAGGAGCTGCTGGATGCCCATGCCATTTGCTGGGAAGAAGGACATCATACGGAGTCTGACATCTTGAATGCCGATGAAGTGATCAAGAGCCCGGGAATCCCGGATAAGGCTCCTATTATTCAGAAACTGAAGGCGCAGGAAACACCGATTATTTCGGAAATTGAATTTGCAGGTCGTTATACAGATGCGAAGATGATATGTATTACTGGCAGTAATGGAAAAACAACGACAACGTTGTTGACTCATCATTTATTGACAGAAGCCGGTGTGGATGCCGGCCTGGCTGGGAATGTAGGCAACAGCCTGGCTCTGCAGGTCGCAGAAAATCCTCATCCAGTATATGTGATAGAGTTAAGCAGTTTCCAGTTGGATAATATGTATAATTTTAAGGCCGATATTGCTATTCTGCTAAATATAACTCCTGATCATTTGGATCGTTATAACTATGAAATGCAGAATTATGTTAATGCAAAGTTCCGTATAATACAGAATCAGACGGAAAAAGATGCTTTCATCTTTTGGAATGACGACCCGATTATTGCTAGAGAAATCAAGAAGCATAATCCGAAAGCTACTCTTTACCCTTTTGCTGAAACGCATGAAGAAGGCACAAAGGGGTATGTGGAAAACAACCAAATTATTGTAGAATCAGAAAACGGAACTTTTACAATGGAACAAGATTTATTAGCGTTGACAGGTAAGCATAATTTGTATAATTCATTAGCTGCAACTATCGCTGCGAAGATCATGGATATTCATGATGATAAGATCCGTGCTTCTTTGAAGAACTTTGCAGGTGTTGAACATCGTTTAGAAAAAGTTGCCCGTGTGCGTGGTGTGGATTATATCAATGATTCAAAAGCGACAAACGTCAATTCTTGTTGGTATGCCTTGCAGTCGATGAAGACTCCGGTCGTTCTGATCTTAGGTGGTACTGATAAAGGGAACGACTATACGGAAATAGAAGCTTTGGTAAAAGAAAAAGTGCGGGCTTTAATTTTCTTGGGGGTTGATAACCGGAAGTTGCACACATTCTTTGATGGTAAGATTAATCAGATAGAAGATGCTGGTTCAATGGAAGAAGCCGTGAATAAAGCTTATCGTTTGGCTCAGAAAGGTGATACGGTACTACTCTCTCCATGTTGTGCAAGCTTCGATTTGTTTACTTGTTATGAAGATCGGGGGGATCAGTTTAAGGCCTGTGTTCGTAATTTATAA
- the mraY gene encoding phospho-N-acetylmuramoyl-pentapeptide-transferase: MLYYLFNYLDQLDFPGAGMFKYVSFRSGLALILSLFISTAIGRKIIDRLQYLQIGETIRNLGLEGEYSKKGTPTMGGIIIIIAILIPTLLCARLSNIYVLLMLVTTLWLGALGFADDYIKVFRKNKEGMHGRFKIVGQVGLGLIVGLVLFLSPDVVIKENMEVRHDNVIETVKFHTLEKKSTKTTIPFVKNNNFDYAMLVDWAGKYKQEAAWIVFVAMVIFVVTAVSNGANLTDGLDGLAAGTSAIIGVALGILAYMSSHFQFASFLNIMFIPGAEELTVFASAFIGATIGFLWYNAYPAQVFMGDTGSLTLGGIIAVFAIIIRKELLIPILCGIFLVESLSVIMQTFYFKYTKKKYGEGRRIFKMAPLHHHFQKAGNAGIQALIQKPLNKVPESKIVVRFWLIGIILAVITIVTLKMR, translated from the coding sequence ATGTTGTATTATTTGTTTAATTATTTGGATCAGTTGGATTTTCCGGGAGCGGGCATGTTTAAGTATGTGTCGTTTCGTTCCGGATTGGCGTTGATATTGTCTTTGTTTATATCAACGGCTATAGGTCGGAAAATTATTGATCGGTTGCAATATTTACAGATCGGAGAGACGATCCGAAACTTAGGACTTGAAGGAGAGTATAGTAAGAAAGGTACGCCTACTATGGGAGGAATTATCATTATTATTGCAATATTGATTCCTACCTTATTATGTGCCCGGTTAAGTAATATTTATGTATTACTCATGCTGGTTACTACTCTTTGGTTAGGAGCATTAGGTTTTGCCGACGACTATATTAAGGTATTTCGGAAGAATAAAGAAGGAATGCATGGACGGTTCAAAATCGTTGGGCAGGTTGGTTTGGGATTGATAGTTGGTCTGGTATTGTTCTTGAGTCCGGATGTGGTCATCAAAGAAAATATGGAAGTCCGTCATGATAATGTGATTGAAACAGTAAAATTTCATACATTAGAAAAGAAATCTACCAAGACGACCATTCCGTTTGTTAAGAACAATAATTTCGATTATGCGATGTTGGTCGATTGGGCCGGTAAATATAAACAGGAAGCTGCTTGGATTGTGTTTGTCGCTATGGTAATCTTTGTAGTGACGGCTGTTTCTAATGGTGCTAATTTGACAGACGGATTAGACGGATTGGCGGCGGGTACATCTGCTATTATAGGAGTAGCCTTAGGTATTTTGGCTTATATGTCGTCGCATTTCCAGTTTGCCTCATTCCTGAATATCATGTTTATTCCTGGGGCAGAAGAACTGACTGTATTTGCTTCCGCCTTTATTGGGGCGACCATTGGGTTCTTGTGGTATAATGCATATCCTGCTCAGGTATTTATGGGTGATACGGGAAGTTTGACATTGGGTGGTATTATAGCGGTGTTTGCTATTATTATCCGGAAAGAATTGTTAATCCCCATTTTATGTGGAATCTTTTTGGTGGAAAGTTTGTCTGTCATCATGCAGACTTTCTATTTTAAATATACGAAGAAAAAGTATGGAGAAGGACGACGAATCTTTAAGATGGCGCCTTTACACCATCATTTTCAGAAAGCAGGTAATGCTGGTATTCAGGCATTAATACAAAAGCCTTTGAATAAAGTGCCGGAGTCGAAGATTGTAGTTCGCTTTTGGTTAATCGGCATTATTTTGGCCGTTATTACGATTGTTACGTTAAAGATGAGATAA